The window GATGCAATCAACGATATATTCACTTCAGGAGGCCATGCTTTCAACCTGGTATGCAACATTTACGACAGGATATGTGATGTCTCTGTGCAGCTTATTTATCGCGATTTGCCTATTGACATTTTTCAAGTAAGTTCTTAATTAAGAAGAATTGTAGTTGGCGATTGTAAGATAAAAATTGCTGCATTTCTTTAAGCATTACATGAAAGcgtgaaagaaaaatattagtAGAAGCAATTAcattgttgaaatattttattttgtgctttGATGATTGTCCGCGGCAGGAAGCTTCATTGCACTCGTAATTTTATTCACATGAACTTGATGATTTCCTTCATGATTCGTTATATCGCGATGATGGTCAAGGACAAAGTTTTGGACTCGCAATATTCGATTCACTCGGACTCgttaaatcaaacaaacttggATGAAAGCTTGCAAGCGATCTGTGACGAGTTCGACGAGTTGGTCGCGAAAATGGTGAGAAAGAAAACTTGAAGTCGTTTTTTGCTGTGAACGTGCATTCGATGCTCGATCACATTTAACCAAATTCCCTTTAACGAGATTTACAAAGATTAGCTACAAGATTAACTGAAAAGTGGCCTAAATATTGAACAACAATGACAAATACTCTCAGTACGTCCTCGACTTGATCAGCAAATATGTTTCGAAATGTCGTCACAATTTCTGATTTCTTATAAATACTGTTTTGTTACAATGTAACTCAGATTGACCCAACTAATGAAATCTTCGTTACTTATGAAATCACACCAATTGACCCACCTTATAAAATGTCCGCATAATTATAGATTCTATCACCAAACACTAAACAGATCAACTGAAATTGAACCTCACTTAATTATGGATTTATTAAGTTGGGCTCTAGCGTTTGATGAAGTCAATACAAatattgcaatttattttgtaaccaAGTTATAAATAGACCTTTGCATAACCTAAAATTGGAACACATGAAcacaaaatttatgaaaaccaAATTAccttaaaagcaaataaacgCCACATTTCTTGCTACACCACCGACCAATCCAAATTGAGTTCACTTTGCTATTTCCagatattatttatttaattattttatcactAATTCAACAATAGAATTTCTAAAGGTAGATATTTTTTTGATGGTTCGTCGTCATGTTTAGGATTAAATGTATTTAGTTGGGACATGTCTATGTCTGGTCGTTATTTTGTTGCAGTTATACGCATAAAGTGACTTCCATCAACTTCTACTTTCAGATCACCTGCAGAGTCTCTTTGACTTTAATGAGCTACGCAATCGTAGCCAACTACTTTTGGCTCCTTGCTGAAGGCGCTTATCTGCAGCTTCTGTTGCTATTCTCGGTGCCAGAGTACAAATACTTTTCAGTGTTCTTGGTCTTATGCTGGGGTAAGACCTTAATAACCGACGGCACTTAATTAAAACACGGAtgacaagttcaaaatttaccATCAGGAGCGCCTTGGATCCCGGTCTGTGTTTGGGTCGCATTGAAGATGACGCTCGATGATGACGATTGTTGGGATCGTTTCGACGAGTTTCACATCCATTGGGCGCTGGACGTCCCTATTATAATATCGATCGCTGTAAGCTTGATAGTAGAATGCTGTTTATAGGCGTATTCCACATATTAATGTAACTTGGTGTTTCTGCAGATAAACTTTGTAATCTTTGTAAATATCGTCCGAATCCTCGTTTCCAAGTTGCGAGCGAAGCACATGGAGCGCACTGACTACAAATACAGGCTGGCTAAATCCACGCTTGCGCTGATACCACTGTTAGGAATGCATTACATTGTTTTCCTGGCGATCGACAACGAGACAGTGGCCAGTGACAGCGTCACCCTTCGAGTGAAAGTGGCATTTGAGATGATTTTCACCTCATTCCAGGTACAAGTTACAAGGTCTGACATAGAGATGTCCCTAAGACTTTGATTGACGGctataaaactgttttatcaTAGCGTCGATAacttattaattatttcatgaaatgtCCATCGCTACCAGATGCCGAATAATCTACCAAGTTGTCTCTTCTCTGCCATTTAATTGATTGTTACGCAGGGCTGTCTGATCTCGATCCTTTACTGCTTCCTTAACGGGGAAGTCCAGGGAGAAATCATCAAGATCTGGAGCACATGGAGGAGGAGGAATGGAGTCCCTGCTGCAGGTTCAAGAAATTGTTCGTCGTTTTACAGTAACGGCATCCAGCTGACGTCAATCACGAGCTCTCATGCTGCAGCGAGCGCAACCAGCAATTACGATCACAGTCGGAGAGAGTCTGCTTTCAGTAGTCGCCGCTCTACCGCCTGTGACCAAAGCAGCTCCAGTAACTTCAACGCATCTCACGATTGAAATCTGTTGTGGAAAGAGTCAACCACAGACCGTCATCAATGAAAAGTGTGACGTTTGTCTTCAGTGGCCTGAAGTTTATCTGAATTTTCTACTTCGACTTCTAGTAAACTCGAACTATGCGAACTTCGCGATAAGGCTTAAATTAAATTCTCTGTTGTGTACATCAGGCTATTATACAACAATCTATTTCTTTGATCGTGCATTGactgtattttatttctttgcttgAGTCCCGTATCTTATAAATCGCGTGTCTTGCGCCATTATTTGTTAAATGCGTCCAAAAATTAATTCGAAAAATTTTGTGAGAATTATTGCGACATCTACATCGCTTAaagaaaatcaatcaatcattttatttttcgcgaAAAGCGCgatgggaaaagaaacccCTGAACCCTAAGAAATGAGATCAACACACGCTTTGTTCAATATTCATTGACGTCACACCGACATATTTCTGCCTCGTCTATCAATACCTTGTTGCCGAGTCAAATCAGACTGTTTTGAAGAAACCTCGCGGAAAAGAGcaattacatcacaatattGTTCATCAGGACATTACATTACTTTCCACAGGAAAGCCCGCAATTAATAAACTGGTTGATTGTTTAAGCTTCATTTCAAAACTTGggaaaattttgatttgtcATAGTTCGAAAATTGGAAGATTTCTATTAAGTCAGATTgcttgaatattttttatatttgctCAATTGATTTTGCACTTGACTAAGTTTAATCgataaaaaaatcaagaaaatattttaaaactttcacaCCCACAAAAAGTCCAACAGAAGCGCTTTTATACATGGACAAAAAAGCAGCAGTAAAGGAGGGGACAAACCCaaaaaaatgccaaaaatctttgttttttttattatagaGTGACTCGAAAAATCTTCCATGAggtctctgaaattttgcatgtcaattcaGTATGccttgaactaccattccctaaaatgccattaaaaaaccatgattcaaagTTTTTTACAGAAGCTCTTGTATATTTTTggtcttgtttatttatagATGGTCCcttgtatatttttaaacatttgatGAAAAACAACGCTGATCTGTAGACGATATTGGACTGAATTATGCCCTGGAAGAAACACAATATATTCCGCTACATCAGGTTCTTCAGTTATTGTAAATATACATTTCTCAATAATTTGTACAAGATTAGCTTTCATGTTTCTACTGCTTTGGCAATTAGAGGTTTACACATTCAGTAGACAGTATTTGTTAAAGCGAGTCCTCGGCTGTGATT of the Clavelina lepadiformis chromosome 7, kaClaLepa1.1, whole genome shotgun sequence genome contains:
- the LOC143466272 gene encoding glucagon-like peptide 1 receptor translates to MSLPQIRPRALLEMVCKILRYEESCDEILSITKHDPVNGLYCPGHFDGMVCWKHTKPGTQASEPCPEYFGLNDDSLSAYRFCNDDGTWLQTNDSGIFTIWTNRDECWPETRNSTLEADISSNKANHEEAMLSTWYATFTTGYVMSLCSLFIAICLLTFFKKLHCTRNFIHMNLMISFMIRYIAMMVKDKVLDSQYSIHSDSLNQTNLDESLQAICDEFDELVAKMITCRVSLTLMSYAIVANYFWLLAEGAYLQLLLLFSVPEYKYFSVFLVLCWGAPWIPVCVWVALKMTLDDDDCWDRFDEFHIHWALDVPIIISIAINFVIFVNIVRILVSKLRAKHMERTDYKYRLAKSTLALIPLLGMHYIVFLAIDNETVASDSVTLRVKVAFEMIFTSFQGCLISILYCFLNGEVQGEIIKIWSTWRRRNGVPAAGSRNCSSFYSNGIQLTSITSSHAAASATSNYDHSRRESAFSSRRSTACDQSSSSNFNASHD